A region of Arvicanthis niloticus isolate mArvNil1 chromosome 18, mArvNil1.pat.X, whole genome shotgun sequence DNA encodes the following proteins:
- the Elmo3 gene encoding engulfment and cell motility protein 3 isoform X1, which produces MAPPRNVVKIAVQMSDAIPQLIQLDQAKPLATVLKEVCDAWTLTHPEHYALQFADGHRKYITENNRLEIKNGSILCLSTAPVMALSSPFLPLCWDLKAQQLLGRLQTTSREGCCEVLRNLVLLAPDMTFAQEVISRDGLQKLSTIIENGDDLGEMLALGLRAFLELMEHGVVSWETLSTPFVRKVVSYVNMNLMDASVQPLALRLLESVTLSSPALGQLVKSEVPLDRLLVHLQVMNHQLQTKAMALLTALLQGASPAERKEMLDHLWKKNLRQFIYKNIIHSASPMGDEMAHHLYVLQALTLGLLEPRMQTPVDPYSQEQRDQLQALRQAAFEPEGESLVTGLSADRRRSLCVREFRKLGFSNSNPAQDLERVPPGLLALDNMIYFSRHAPSAYSRFVLENSSREDKHECPFARSSIQLTVLLCELLHVGEPCSETAQDFSPMFFSQDHSFHELFCVAIQLLNKTWKEMRATQEDFDKVMQVVREQLARTLALKPTSLEIFRTKLNALTYGEVLKLRQTERLHQEGTLAPPILELREKLKPELMGLIRQQRLLRLCEGMLFRKISSRRRQDKLWFCCLSPNHKVLQYGDVEEGANPPTLESLPEQLPVADIRALLMGKDCPHVREKGSGKQNKDLYELAFSISYDHGEEEAYLNFIAPSKRDFYLWTDGLSALLGSTMNSEQTRLDLDQLLTVETKLRLLDLENVPIPEQPPPVPPPPTNFNFCYDYSITEP; this is translated from the exons ATGGCGCCCCCGCGGAACGTGGTGAAGATTGCCGTTCAGATGTCTGACGCCATCCCACAGCTTATCCAGCTAGACCAG GCAAAGCCCCTGGCCACTGTACTGAAGGAGGTGTGTGACGC GTGGACCCTGACTCATCCGGAGCACTATGCCCTGCAGTTTGCTGATGGGCACAGGAAATACATCACAGAGAAT AACCGCTTGGAGATCAAGAATGGAAGCATCCTGTGCCTCAGCACTGCCCCAGTAAtggccctttcctctcctttcctacccctctGCTGG gATCTGAAGGCCCAGCAGCTACTGGGTAGGCTGCAGACCACAAGTCGTGAAGGGTGCTGTGAAGTCCTGAGAAACCTGGTCCTGCTGGCCCCAGACATGACTTTTGCCCAGGAGGTCATCAGTCGTGATGGACTTCAGAAACTAAGCACCATCATTGAAAATGGGGATGA CCTAGGGGAGATGCTGGCCCTTGGACTAAGGGCTTTCTTGGAGCTCATGGAACACGGTGTAGTGTCCTGGGAGACACTCAGCACCCCCTTTGTCAGGAAG GTGGTATCTTATGTGAACATGAACCTGATGGATGCCTCTGTGCAGCCCCTGGCTCTCAGGCTGCTGGAGAGTGTGACCTTGAGCAGCCCTGCCCTGGGCCAGCTGGTGAAGAGTGAGGTGCCACTAGATAGGCTGCTGGTGCACCTGCAGGT AATGAATCACCAGCTGCAAACCAAGGCTATGGCACTGCTCACAGCTCTGCTGCAGGGGGCCAGCCCCGCTGAACGTAAG GAAATGCTTGACCACCTATGGAAGAAGAATCTTCGCCAATTCATCTACAAG AACATCATCCACAGTGCATCACCCATGGGAGACGAGATGGCTCATCACTTGTACGTGCTGCAGGCTCTTACCCTGGGGCTGCTGGAGCCACGCATGCAAACACCAGTCGACCCCTACAGCCAG GAACAGCGGGACCAGCTGCAGGCCCTGCGCCAGGCAGCCTTTGAACCAGAGGGGGAGTCCTTGGTCACAGGGCTGAGTGCTGACCGCCGCCGGTCTCTCTGTGTCCGAGAGTTCCGCAAGCTAGGCTTCTCT AACAGCAACCCAGCCCAGGACCTAGAGCGTGTGCCCCCTGGCCTGCTAGCCCTGGACAACATGATCTACTTCTCCAGACACGCACCTAGTGCATACAGTCGG TTCGTGCTGGAGAACAGTAGCCGAGAGGACAAGCATGAATGCCCCTTTGCGCGTAGCAGCATCCAGCTGACAGTGCTGCTGTGTGAGCTGCTTCACGTTGGGGAGCCAT GCTCCGAGACAGCCCAGGACTTCTCACCCATGTTCTTCAGCCAAGACCACAGTTTCCATGAGCTCTTTTGTGTGGCTATCCAGCTGCTGAATAAGACCTGGAAGGAAATGCGGGCAACACAGGAGGATTTTGACAAG GTAATGCAAGTGGTTCGGGAGCAGCTAGCCCGTACCCTGGCTCTGAAGCCCACCTCCCTAGAGATCTTTCGAACCAAACTGAATGCCCTCACCTATGGGGAAGTGTTGAAGTTGCGACAGACAGAGCGGCTGCACCAGGAGGGCACGCTGGCCCCTCCTATACT GGAGTTGCGAGAGAAGCTGAAGCCAGAGCTCATGGGTTTGATCCGCCAGCAGCGTTTGCTCCGACTCTGTGAGGGAATGCTCTTCCGCAAGATCAGCAGCAGGAGACGCCAGG ACAAACTATGGTTTTGCTGTTTATCCCCCAACCACAAAGTACTGCAGTATGGGGATGTGGAGGAGGGTGCCAACCCACCTACCCTAGAAAGCCTACCTGAACAGC TCCCTGTGGCAGACATCAGGGCACTCCTAATGGGCAAGGACTGCCCCCATGTCCGAGAGAAGGGCTCTGGGAAGCAGAACAAG GACCTCTATGAGTTGGCTTTCTCCATCAGCTATGACCACGGGGAGGAAGAAGCATACCTCAACTTCATTGCCCCCTCCAAACGGGAT TTCTACCTGTGGACAGATGGGCTGAGTGCCCTGCTAGGCAGTACCATGAACAGTGAGCAGACTCGGCTAGACCTGGATCAGCTGCTCACTGTGGAGACCAAGTTACGGCTGTTGGACCTAGAGAATGTGCCCATTCCCGAGCAGCCTCCCCCGGTACCCCCACCCCCTACTAACTTCAACTTCTGCTATGACTACAGCATCACTGAGCCTTGA
- the Elmo3 gene encoding engulfment and cell motility protein 3 isoform X2, translating to MAPPRNVVKIAVQMSDAIPQLIQLDQAKPLATVLKEVCDAWTLTHPEHYALQFADGHRKYITENNRLEIKNGSILCLSTAPDLKAQQLLGRLQTTSREGCCEVLRNLVLLAPDMTFAQEVISRDGLQKLSTIIENGDDLGEMLALGLRAFLELMEHGVVSWETLSTPFVRKVVSYVNMNLMDASVQPLALRLLESVTLSSPALGQLVKSEVPLDRLLVHLQVMNHQLQTKAMALLTALLQGASPAERKEMLDHLWKKNLRQFIYKNIIHSASPMGDEMAHHLYVLQALTLGLLEPRMQTPVDPYSQEQRDQLQALRQAAFEPEGESLVTGLSADRRRSLCVREFRKLGFSNSNPAQDLERVPPGLLALDNMIYFSRHAPSAYSRFVLENSSREDKHECPFARSSIQLTVLLCELLHVGEPCSETAQDFSPMFFSQDHSFHELFCVAIQLLNKTWKEMRATQEDFDKVMQVVREQLARTLALKPTSLEIFRTKLNALTYGEVLKLRQTERLHQEGTLAPPILELREKLKPELMGLIRQQRLLRLCEGMLFRKISSRRRQDKLWFCCLSPNHKVLQYGDVEEGANPPTLESLPEQLPVADIRALLMGKDCPHVREKGSGKQNKDLYELAFSISYDHGEEEAYLNFIAPSKRDFYLWTDGLSALLGSTMNSEQTRLDLDQLLTVETKLRLLDLENVPIPEQPPPVPPPPTNFNFCYDYSITEP from the exons ATGGCGCCCCCGCGGAACGTGGTGAAGATTGCCGTTCAGATGTCTGACGCCATCCCACAGCTTATCCAGCTAGACCAG GCAAAGCCCCTGGCCACTGTACTGAAGGAGGTGTGTGACGC GTGGACCCTGACTCATCCGGAGCACTATGCCCTGCAGTTTGCTGATGGGCACAGGAAATACATCACAGAGAAT AACCGCTTGGAGATCAAGAATGGAAGCATCCTGTGCCTCAGCACTGCCCCA gATCTGAAGGCCCAGCAGCTACTGGGTAGGCTGCAGACCACAAGTCGTGAAGGGTGCTGTGAAGTCCTGAGAAACCTGGTCCTGCTGGCCCCAGACATGACTTTTGCCCAGGAGGTCATCAGTCGTGATGGACTTCAGAAACTAAGCACCATCATTGAAAATGGGGATGA CCTAGGGGAGATGCTGGCCCTTGGACTAAGGGCTTTCTTGGAGCTCATGGAACACGGTGTAGTGTCCTGGGAGACACTCAGCACCCCCTTTGTCAGGAAG GTGGTATCTTATGTGAACATGAACCTGATGGATGCCTCTGTGCAGCCCCTGGCTCTCAGGCTGCTGGAGAGTGTGACCTTGAGCAGCCCTGCCCTGGGCCAGCTGGTGAAGAGTGAGGTGCCACTAGATAGGCTGCTGGTGCACCTGCAGGT AATGAATCACCAGCTGCAAACCAAGGCTATGGCACTGCTCACAGCTCTGCTGCAGGGGGCCAGCCCCGCTGAACGTAAG GAAATGCTTGACCACCTATGGAAGAAGAATCTTCGCCAATTCATCTACAAG AACATCATCCACAGTGCATCACCCATGGGAGACGAGATGGCTCATCACTTGTACGTGCTGCAGGCTCTTACCCTGGGGCTGCTGGAGCCACGCATGCAAACACCAGTCGACCCCTACAGCCAG GAACAGCGGGACCAGCTGCAGGCCCTGCGCCAGGCAGCCTTTGAACCAGAGGGGGAGTCCTTGGTCACAGGGCTGAGTGCTGACCGCCGCCGGTCTCTCTGTGTCCGAGAGTTCCGCAAGCTAGGCTTCTCT AACAGCAACCCAGCCCAGGACCTAGAGCGTGTGCCCCCTGGCCTGCTAGCCCTGGACAACATGATCTACTTCTCCAGACACGCACCTAGTGCATACAGTCGG TTCGTGCTGGAGAACAGTAGCCGAGAGGACAAGCATGAATGCCCCTTTGCGCGTAGCAGCATCCAGCTGACAGTGCTGCTGTGTGAGCTGCTTCACGTTGGGGAGCCAT GCTCCGAGACAGCCCAGGACTTCTCACCCATGTTCTTCAGCCAAGACCACAGTTTCCATGAGCTCTTTTGTGTGGCTATCCAGCTGCTGAATAAGACCTGGAAGGAAATGCGGGCAACACAGGAGGATTTTGACAAG GTAATGCAAGTGGTTCGGGAGCAGCTAGCCCGTACCCTGGCTCTGAAGCCCACCTCCCTAGAGATCTTTCGAACCAAACTGAATGCCCTCACCTATGGGGAAGTGTTGAAGTTGCGACAGACAGAGCGGCTGCACCAGGAGGGCACGCTGGCCCCTCCTATACT GGAGTTGCGAGAGAAGCTGAAGCCAGAGCTCATGGGTTTGATCCGCCAGCAGCGTTTGCTCCGACTCTGTGAGGGAATGCTCTTCCGCAAGATCAGCAGCAGGAGACGCCAGG ACAAACTATGGTTTTGCTGTTTATCCCCCAACCACAAAGTACTGCAGTATGGGGATGTGGAGGAGGGTGCCAACCCACCTACCCTAGAAAGCCTACCTGAACAGC TCCCTGTGGCAGACATCAGGGCACTCCTAATGGGCAAGGACTGCCCCCATGTCCGAGAGAAGGGCTCTGGGAAGCAGAACAAG GACCTCTATGAGTTGGCTTTCTCCATCAGCTATGACCACGGGGAGGAAGAAGCATACCTCAACTTCATTGCCCCCTCCAAACGGGAT TTCTACCTGTGGACAGATGGGCTGAGTGCCCTGCTAGGCAGTACCATGAACAGTGAGCAGACTCGGCTAGACCTGGATCAGCTGCTCACTGTGGAGACCAAGTTACGGCTGTTGGACCTAGAGAATGTGCCCATTCCCGAGCAGCCTCCCCCGGTACCCCCACCCCCTACTAACTTCAACTTCTGCTATGACTACAGCATCACTGAGCCTTGA